A window of the Bacteroides thetaiotaomicron VPI-5482 genome harbors these coding sequences:
- a CDS encoding site-specific integrase, producing the protein MKTSMSRSTFKILFYVKKGSERANGYLPLMCRLTVDGEIKQFSCKLDVPPKLWDVKTARATGKSAEAQKINAAVDRIRVDVNRRYQELMQSDGYVTAARLRDACLGLGVKRETLLKLFEQHNEEFIKKVGHSRVQGTYNRYRTIYRHLCEFVPKVYRRDDIPLKELNLTFINNFEYFLRTEKKCRTNTVWGYMIGLKHVISIARNSGALPFNPFAGYINSPESVDRGYLTEREIQTLMETPVKSGTCELVRDLFIFSVFTGLAYADVKALTTDRLQTFFDGNLWIITRRRKTNTESNIRLLDVPKRIIEKYKELSKDGHVFPVPSNGRCNTILKELGRQCGFKIRLTYHVARHTNATTVLLSHGVPIETVSRLLGHTDLKTTQIYARITNQKISSDMEILSHKLEKMEKEICDAI; encoded by the coding sequence ATGAAAACGAGTATGAGCAGATCGACCTTCAAAATCCTCTTCTACGTGAAGAAGGGCAGCGAGAGAGCCAACGGCTATCTCCCCCTGATGTGCCGTCTTACGGTAGACGGCGAAATCAAGCAGTTCAGCTGCAAGCTGGACGTGCCCCCGAAACTTTGGGACGTGAAAACGGCACGTGCCACGGGCAAGAGCGCCGAGGCGCAGAAAATCAATGCGGCGGTTGACCGGATACGCGTGGACGTGAACCGCCGTTACCAGGAACTGATGCAGTCCGACGGCTATGTCACCGCCGCCAGGCTGAGGGACGCCTGCCTCGGGCTGGGCGTGAAACGCGAGACGCTGCTGAAGCTCTTCGAGCAGCACAACGAGGAGTTCATCAAGAAAGTGGGACACAGCCGCGTGCAGGGAACATACAACCGCTACCGTACCATATACAGGCACCTTTGCGAGTTCGTCCCGAAAGTATACCGCCGTGACGACATCCCCCTGAAGGAACTCAACCTGACCTTCATCAACAACTTCGAGTATTTCCTGCGTACGGAGAAGAAATGCCGCACCAATACCGTATGGGGTTACATGATCGGGCTCAAGCACGTCATCTCCATCGCCCGCAACAGCGGTGCGCTTCCCTTCAACCCCTTCGCCGGGTACATCAATTCCCCCGAGAGCGTTGACCGAGGCTACCTGACGGAGCGTGAGATACAGACGTTGATGGAGACCCCGGTGAAAAGCGGGACCTGCGAACTGGTACGCGACCTCTTCATCTTCTCTGTGTTCACCGGACTGGCATACGCGGACGTGAAGGCACTGACGACCGACCGGCTCCAGACCTTCTTCGACGGCAACCTCTGGATCATCACCCGCCGTCGCAAGACAAACACCGAGTCCAACATCCGCCTGCTGGACGTGCCCAAGCGCATCATAGAGAAGTATAAGGAACTGTCCAAGGACGGTCATGTATTTCCGGTACCGAGCAACGGCAGATGCAACACCATATTGAAGGAACTTGGCAGGCAGTGCGGTTTCAAGATACGGCTGACCTATCATGTGGCCCGGCATACGAACGCCACCACCGTGCTGCTCTCGCACGGTGTACCCATCGAGACCGTAAGCCGTCTTTTGGGGCATACGGATTTGAAAACCACCCAGATATATGCCCGGATAACCAACCAGAAGATCAGCAGCGACATGGAAATCCTGTCCCATAAGCTGGAAAAGATGGAGAAGGAAATATGCGATGCCATCTGA
- a CDS encoding cation diffusion facilitator family transporter encodes MKAKREQILIRTSWISTIGNAILSTSKIIVGLWAGSLAVLGDGIDSATDVIISIVMIFTARIISQPPSKKYVFGYEKAEGIATKILSLVIFYAGVQMLISSIGSIFSEEAKEIPSAIAIYVTIFSIIGKLLLALYQYKQGKKIDSSMLTANAINMRNDVIISSGVLLGLIFTFIFKLPILDSITGLIISLFIIKSSIGIFIDSNVELMDGVKDVNVYNKIFEAVETVPGASNPHRVRSRMIGNLYMITLDIEVNPQITITQAHQIADAVEKSIKSSIDNVYDILVHVEPAGECQTDEKFGIDKGMVN; translated from the coding sequence ATGAAAGCTAAAAGAGAGCAGATATTAATCAGAACTTCCTGGATTAGTACTATTGGTAATGCCATACTTTCCACATCAAAAATCATCGTAGGTTTATGGGCCGGCAGTCTTGCCGTGCTAGGCGACGGTATTGATTCGGCAACGGATGTGATCATCTCCATTGTCATGATTTTCACAGCACGCATTATCAGCCAGCCGCCTTCCAAGAAGTACGTATTCGGCTATGAGAAAGCCGAAGGGATTGCGACTAAAATTCTTTCGCTTGTGATATTCTATGCAGGGGTGCAAATGTTGATATCATCTATCGGAAGTATCTTTTCCGAAGAAGCAAAAGAAATTCCGTCAGCCATTGCCATATACGTCACGATCTTTTCGATTATCGGCAAACTTCTATTGGCTTTATATCAGTACAAACAAGGGAAAAAGATAGATAGCTCCATGCTGACGGCCAATGCCATCAATATGCGCAATGATGTTATCATTTCCTCCGGTGTGCTGCTGGGACTGATATTCACGTTCATATTCAAACTGCCTATACTCGACTCCATCACAGGACTAATCATCAGCCTCTTTATCATAAAATCTTCGATTGGCATTTTCATCGATTCGAATGTGGAATTGATGGATGGCGTCAAAGATGTCAATGTGTACAATAAGATATTCGAAGCGGTAGAAACAGTTCCCGGTGCGAGCAATCCACACCGGGTAAGATCAAGAATGATCGGAAATCTTTATATGATTACCCTCGATATCGAGGTAAATCCGCAGATAACCATCACACAGGCCCATCAGATAGCCGACGCTGTGGAGAAAAGCATAAAAAGCTCTATAGACAATGTCTATGATATCTTAGTACACGTGGAACCTGCCGGCGAATGTCAGACAGACGAGAAATTTGGTATTGACAAGGGTATGGTGAATTGA